One genomic region from Pirellulales bacterium encodes:
- a CDS encoding glucose 1-dehydrogenase, which translates to MRGLADKIAIVTGAGGAIGRAISLRLADEGVFVGVLDRDEAAAAETVQVIATDGGRAESLVADITDHAAIERVVHQFEHTRGPIDILVNNAGWDRAGNFLDTDPLLWERIVAINLTGPLNMHHVVVRGMAQRGRGTVVNISSDAGRVGSSGESVYAAAKGGIISFTKTLARELAGRGINLNVVCPGPTDTPLLASFAGSGEAGEKLRAALQRAIPMKRLGQPGDIAGIVAFLASEEAQYITGQVISVSGGLTMHG; encoded by the coding sequence ATGCGCGGATTAGCCGACAAGATCGCCATTGTTACGGGGGCCGGCGGCGCCATCGGCCGCGCGATCTCGTTGCGTCTGGCCGACGAGGGCGTTTTTGTCGGCGTCCTCGATCGTGACGAGGCGGCTGCCGCCGAAACCGTGCAAGTTATCGCGACCGATGGCGGTCGGGCGGAAAGTCTGGTCGCGGACATCACCGACCATGCCGCGATCGAACGTGTCGTACACCAATTCGAGCACACCCGCGGCCCTATCGACATCCTCGTCAACAACGCCGGCTGGGATCGGGCCGGCAATTTTCTCGATACCGACCCGCTTCTCTGGGAGCGGATCGTGGCGATCAATCTCACGGGCCCGTTGAACATGCACCACGTCGTCGTGCGCGGCATGGCGCAGCGCGGCCGCGGCACCGTGGTCAATATCTCGTCCGATGCGGGCCGCGTCGGTTCGTCGGGCGAATCGGTCTACGCCGCCGCCAAGGGGGGAATCATCTCCTTCACGAAAACTTTGGCGCGCGAGCTGGCCGGCCGCGGCATCAATCTGAACGTCGTCTGCCCCGGCCCGACCGATACACCGCTCTTGGCGTCGTTCGCCGGTTCAGGCGAGGCGGGCGAGAAGCTCCGCGCGGCCTTGCAACGGGCGATCCCCATGAAGCGCCTGGGCCAGCCCGGCGACATCGCCGGCATCGTCGCCTTTTTGGCGAGCGAAGAAGCGCAATACATCACCGGACAGGTGATCAGCGTGTCGGGCGGTTTGACGATGCACGGATAG
- a CDS encoding DUF962 domain-containing protein yields MPQDQIKSFEEFWPFYVREHSLLSTRIMHFVGTTLSFVVIGAAIAMQMWWLLVLAPVAGYGMAWISHFGIEKNKPASFKYPLWSFIADMKLWALMATGRMGAEAQRILGAPAK; encoded by the coding sequence ATGCCGCAGGACCAAATCAAATCGTTCGAAGAGTTCTGGCCCTTTTATGTTCGCGAGCACAGCCTGTTGAGCACGCGGATCATGCACTTCGTCGGCACGACGTTGAGCTTTGTCGTGATCGGCGCCGCGATCGCGATGCAGATGTGGTGGCTCTTGGTACTGGCGCCCGTGGCCGGCTACGGGATGGCCTGGATCAGCCATTTCGGCATCGAGAAGAACAAGCCGGCCTCGTTCAAGTATCCGCTGTGGTCCTTCATCGCCGATATGAAGCTGTGGGCCTTGATGGCCACAGGACGAATGGGAGCCGAGGCGCAGCGCATTCTCGGCGCGCCGGCGAAGTAA